In one window of Vulpes vulpes isolate BD-2025 chromosome 1, VulVul3, whole genome shotgun sequence DNA:
- the TMEM217B gene encoding putative transmembrane protein 217B — translation MNKTISLLVGIFSVLNTIQFLIFDLNHITSIGYEEKINIYMDTKSEVISWIMIQKKSISIVLSIMTILFSVFLLYCIRMNNYVGLLCYAVWIITYELINFSMVLLINGIIKEQFKELSYLNLIFQISRMLLHFFSLPFISKHIYILYKDPKTLSKIGRRRHSSICTVDSWSPVGMGTLYRKLN, via the coding sequence ATGAACAAGACGATCTCTCTTCTGGTGGGCATCTTCTCTGTCCTTAACACCATCCAGTTCCTCATCTTTGACTTGAACCACATTACATCCATTGGCTACGAGGAAAAAATCAACATCTACATGGACACAAAATCAGAGGTAATATCTTGGATCATGATCCAGAAGAAGTCTATCAGCATTGTCTTATCTATCATGACCATCCTGTTCAGCGTGTTCCTTCTCTACTGCATCCGCATGAACAACTATGTGGGGCTGCTGTGCTATGCTGTGTGGATCATCACCTATGAGCTCATCAACTTCTCCATGGTCTTACTCATCAACGGGATCATCAAAGAGCAGTTCAAGGAGCTGAGTTACCTGAACTTGATCTTCCAAATCTCCCGTATGCTTCTGCACTTCTTCTCCCTGCCTTTCATCTCTAAGCATATCTACATCCTTTACAAGGACCCTAAGACTTTAAGTAAGATAGGCCGCCGCAGGCACTCCTCCATCTGTACGGTCGATTCATGGTCACCTGTTGGGATGGGAACATTGTACCGCAAGTTAAACTGA